From one Lycium barbarum isolate Lr01 chromosome 6, ASM1917538v2, whole genome shotgun sequence genomic stretch:
- the LOC132643979 gene encoding uncharacterized protein LOC132643979, giving the protein MERLQSERDQLRITVDALTDQIMKNQSANGALKMMELDRDLVCDLLSVHLHGRQRQLLEKLYGGKAYVGLQIPDADTATRQTIDILLITQREAVVICVKDISGFVATDKDGNWVCAGGHKHKTQHLSDPVADAKGLVPILESYLEQRGVALPEGYLSAKVICPNPNFSTIHSVSFPPEVVTYDQWMQLTPQYKNMLSCWIKGAFRGGKKEFQESIYEKLNFILSTAPTSDRLELKGNKCLLGEFLEFKGNREDIQAMRNIRRSKVSRLEIQKTSMFGLVHSKLKVLYCPRDYRAEGVSTSEWKEFTVRSGTELKFQIQGSAKPSKYKLSSVISLSLSA; this is encoded by the exons ATGGAAAGGCTGCAGTCTGAAAGGGATCAACTGAGGATCACAGTAGATGCGCTCACAGATCAGATAATGAAAAATCAAAGTGCCAACG GTGCCTTGAAAATGATG GAACTAGATAGAGACCTGGTTTGcgatctgctctctgtgcactTGCACGGTCGAcagagacagct ACTTGAGAAGCTTTATGGTGGTAAGGCTTATGTTGGGCTTCAAATTCCTGATGCTGACACTGCTACTCGACAAACTATTGATATACTTCTCATCACACAACG GGAAGCAGTGGTGATCTGTGTAAAGGATATCTCGGGATTTGTTGCCACTGATAAGGATGGGAACTGGGTTTGCGCTGGAGGCCATAAACACAAGACCCAACATCTCTCCGATCCT GTTGCAGATGCAAAGGGGTTAGTACCCATTCTCGAATCTTACCTCGAACAAAGGGGGGTTGCTCTTCCAGAAGGATATTTGTCTGCCAAAGTTATATGTCCAAACCCCAATTTCAG TACCATTCACTCGGTCTCTTTTCCTCCTGAGGTCGTAACATATGACCAATGGATGCAACTAACACCACAATATAAGAACATGCTTTCTTGTTGGATTAAAGGTGCATTTCGTGGCGGGAAGAAGGAATTTCAGGAATCAATATATGAGAAGCTTAACTTCATTCTCAGCACAGCTCCGACGTCAGATAG GCTAGAGCTTAAAGGTAATAAGTGTCTCCTTGGAGAGTTTCTGGAATTCAAAGGAAACAGAGAGGATATTCAAGCAATGAGAAATATCAGGAGATCAAAAGTTAGTAGACTAGAGATCCAGAAAACGAGCATGTTCGGTCTGG TTCATTCAAAGCTCAAAGTCCTATACTGCCCTCGGGATTATCGTGCTGAAGGAGTATCAACTTCTGAATGGAAGGAATTCACTGTTCGATCTGGCACAGAATTGAAATTTCAAATCCAAGGTTCAGCTAAGCCGAGCAAATACAAGTTGTCCTCCGTCATTTCCCT